One region of Tachysurus fulvidraco isolate hzauxx_2018 chromosome 9, HZAU_PFXX_2.0, whole genome shotgun sequence genomic DNA includes:
- the LOC113662371 gene encoding polymeric immunoglobulin receptor-like isoform X2, with translation MMKYLYLLSVVFYVAAGCDLFGAKKKAVEITRHKGGSVLLPCSCSNLHSKPHTFTWMTDRTGDLTEMLNDEHYRGRLQLFNKSSPGNLSLLISDLREEDQGYYRCSTEKGYRDTTIYVKGCELVKEANVESVTVFTGESVVLPCVCTDLQDKPKSLKWDFSLRTESVSNGYQEIYPEQTGNHRNRVKLVSKSSPGNLSLLVSDLTEQDQGYYRCSVQAEAKVFRLHVKVGRRETSTRSGKTDRRTQSAQPSRKTTQEQGTCGENMITEGRPDCKGKPTDQPEPDLVTFCIK, from the exons ATGATGAAATATTTGTATCTTttgtctgtagtgttttatGTCGCTGCAG gctgTGATCTCTTTGGTGCTAAAAAAAAGGCAGTAGAAATCACACGACACAAAGGTGGTTCAGTTCTGTTACCCTGCTCCTGTTCTAACCTGCACTCCAAACCTCATACATTCACCTGGATGACCGACAGAACAGGAGATCTGACTGAAATGTTAAATGATGAACACTACCGTGGCAGACTTCAGCTGTTTAATAaatcttctcctggtaatctgtctctgctcatatctgacctgagagaagaggatCAGGGATACTACAGGTGCAGCACTGAAaagggatacagagacacaacaatttatgttaaag gcTGTGAGCTGGTGAAGGAGGCAAATGTAGAGTCTGTGACTGTGTTCACAGGAGAGTCTGTAGTTCTGCCCTGTGTCTGCACTGACCTACAGGACAAACCAAAGTCTCTTAAATGGGACTTTTCATTACGCACAGAATCTGTAAGTAATGGTTATCAGGAAATTTACCCGGAACAGACTGGAAATCACAGAAACAGAGTTAAACTGGTCAGTAAAAGCTCTCCAGGAAACCTCTCTCTACTCGTATCAGACTTGACTGAACAGGACCAGGGTTACTACAGATGTTCTGTACAGGCAGAAGCAAAAGTTTTCAGACTACATGTTAAAg TAGGAAGAAGAGAAACTTCAACACGCTCagggaaaacagacagaagaactCAATCAGCACAGCCTTCAAGGAAAACAACACAGGAACAAG GAACATGTGGAGAGAACATGATTACTGAAGGGCGTCCGGACTGTAAGGGAAAGCCAACAGATCAG
- the LOC113662371 gene encoding polymeric immunoglobulin receptor-like isoform X3 produces the protein MMKYLYLLSVVFYVAAGCDLFGAKKKAVEITRHKGGSVLLPCSCSNLHSKPHTFTWMTDRTGDLTEMLNDEHYRGRLQLFNKSSPGNLSLLISDLREEDQGYYRCSTEKGYRDTTIYVKGCELVKEANVESVTVFTGESVVLPCVCTDLQDKPKSLKWDFSLRTESVSNGYQEIYPEQTGNHRNRVKLVSKSSPGNLSLLVSDLTEQDQGYYRCSVQAEAKVFRLHVKGRRETSTRSGKTDRRTQSAQPSRKTTQEQGTCGENMITEGRPDCKGKPTDQPEPDLVTFCIK, from the exons ATGATGAAATATTTGTATCTTttgtctgtagtgttttatGTCGCTGCAG gctgTGATCTCTTTGGTGCTAAAAAAAAGGCAGTAGAAATCACACGACACAAAGGTGGTTCAGTTCTGTTACCCTGCTCCTGTTCTAACCTGCACTCCAAACCTCATACATTCACCTGGATGACCGACAGAACAGGAGATCTGACTGAAATGTTAAATGATGAACACTACCGTGGCAGACTTCAGCTGTTTAATAaatcttctcctggtaatctgtctctgctcatatctgacctgagagaagaggatCAGGGATACTACAGGTGCAGCACTGAAaagggatacagagacacaacaatttatgttaaag gcTGTGAGCTGGTGAAGGAGGCAAATGTAGAGTCTGTGACTGTGTTCACAGGAGAGTCTGTAGTTCTGCCCTGTGTCTGCACTGACCTACAGGACAAACCAAAGTCTCTTAAATGGGACTTTTCATTACGCACAGAATCTGTAAGTAATGGTTATCAGGAAATTTACCCGGAACAGACTGGAAATCACAGAAACAGAGTTAAACTGGTCAGTAAAAGCTCTCCAGGAAACCTCTCTCTACTCGTATCAGACTTGACTGAACAGGACCAGGGTTACTACAGATGTTCTGTACAGGCAGAAGCAAAAGTTTTCAGACTACATGTTAAAg GAAGAAGAGAAACTTCAACACGCTCagggaaaacagacagaagaactCAATCAGCACAGCCTTCAAGGAAAACAACACAGGAACAAG GAACATGTGGAGAGAACATGATTACTGAAGGGCGTCCGGACTGTAAGGGAAAGCCAACAGATCAG CCTGAACCTGATCTTGTCactttctgtattaaataa
- the LOC113662371 gene encoding polymeric immunoglobulin receptor-like isoform X1, which yields MMKYLYLLSVVFYVAAGCDLFGAKKKAVEITRHKGGSVLLPCSCSNLHSKPHTFTWMTDRTGDLTEMLNDEHYRGRLQLFNKSSPGNLSLLISDLREEDQGYYRCSTEKGYRDTTIYVKGCELVKEANVESVTVFTGESVVLPCVCTDLQDKPKSLKWDFSLRTESVSNGYQEIYPEQTGNHRNRVKLVSKSSPGNLSLLVSDLTEQDQGYYRCSVQAEAKVFRLHVKVGRRETSTRSGKTDRRTQSAQPSRKTTQEQGTCGENMITEGRPDCKGKPTDQPEPDLVTFCIK from the exons ATGATGAAATATTTGTATCTTttgtctgtagtgttttatGTCGCTGCAG gctgTGATCTCTTTGGTGCTAAAAAAAAGGCAGTAGAAATCACACGACACAAAGGTGGTTCAGTTCTGTTACCCTGCTCCTGTTCTAACCTGCACTCCAAACCTCATACATTCACCTGGATGACCGACAGAACAGGAGATCTGACTGAAATGTTAAATGATGAACACTACCGTGGCAGACTTCAGCTGTTTAATAaatcttctcctggtaatctgtctctgctcatatctgacctgagagaagaggatCAGGGATACTACAGGTGCAGCACTGAAaagggatacagagacacaacaatttatgttaaag gcTGTGAGCTGGTGAAGGAGGCAAATGTAGAGTCTGTGACTGTGTTCACAGGAGAGTCTGTAGTTCTGCCCTGTGTCTGCACTGACCTACAGGACAAACCAAAGTCTCTTAAATGGGACTTTTCATTACGCACAGAATCTGTAAGTAATGGTTATCAGGAAATTTACCCGGAACAGACTGGAAATCACAGAAACAGAGTTAAACTGGTCAGTAAAAGCTCTCCAGGAAACCTCTCTCTACTCGTATCAGACTTGACTGAACAGGACCAGGGTTACTACAGATGTTCTGTACAGGCAGAAGCAAAAGTTTTCAGACTACATGTTAAAg TAGGAAGAAGAGAAACTTCAACACGCTCagggaaaacagacagaagaactCAATCAGCACAGCCTTCAAGGAAAACAACACAGGAACAAG GAACATGTGGAGAGAACATGATTACTGAAGGGCGTCCGGACTGTAAGGGAAAGCCAACAGATCAG CCTGAACCTGATCTTGTCactttctgtattaaataa